A genomic stretch from Candidatus Avedoeria danica includes:
- the guaB gene encoding IMP dehydrogenase, translating to MDILDRPAPSTAALNGAAPPPTLRLRPDAALTFDDVLLVPRYSEVRSRSQATTRTRFSRRIELAIPIVSSNMDTVTESEMAIALARAGGIGVIHRFLTIGRQADEVRRVKRSQATIVKTPFTLPGDATVGDARAMMGEDGVGGLIVIDGERRPIGIVTRRDIMFFDDDSAGIGAVMTPRDRLITAPEGTPIADARRLLDAHRIEKLPLLDTDGRLAGLITAKDLEHRSMFPDATIDPTGSLRVAAAVGVRPGYLERAEQLLHAGADALVIDIAHGDSVMAVDAARELRRTFGDSWDMVIGNVATAAGTARLIDVGADGIKVGIGPGSICVTRIVTGFGVPQLSAIAECAPVTAAAGVPMVADGGIKAAGDVVKALAAGAQCVMIGSLLAGTRESPGMVVVRGGRRYKVTRGMASLEANIALQATERQLPAAQIPKKEYERVVPEGVEARVPYRGPVDSILYQLVGGLRSGLSYAGAWTIEELQATAEFVRISPAGQRESGPHDVDL from the coding sequence ATGGATATCCTCGACCGTCCCGCCCCATCAACCGCCGCCCTGAACGGCGCCGCGCCGCCGCCGACGCTGCGCCTTCGCCCGGACGCCGCGCTGACGTTCGACGACGTCCTCCTCGTCCCACGCTACAGCGAGGTCCGGTCGCGGTCGCAGGCGACGACGCGGACGCGCTTCAGCCGCCGGATCGAGCTCGCGATCCCGATCGTCTCGAGCAACATGGACACCGTCACCGAGAGCGAGATGGCGATCGCCCTCGCGCGCGCCGGCGGGATCGGCGTCATCCATCGCTTCCTGACGATCGGCCGCCAAGCGGACGAGGTCCGGCGCGTCAAGCGCAGCCAGGCGACGATCGTGAAGACGCCGTTCACGCTGCCGGGCGACGCGACCGTCGGCGACGCACGGGCGATGATGGGCGAGGACGGGGTCGGCGGCCTGATCGTCATCGACGGCGAACGGCGCCCGATCGGGATCGTGACGCGCCGCGACATCATGTTCTTCGACGACGACAGCGCAGGCATCGGCGCCGTCATGACGCCGCGCGACCGCCTGATCACGGCGCCCGAAGGCACGCCGATCGCCGACGCGCGGCGGCTGTTGGACGCGCACCGGATCGAGAAGCTGCCGCTCCTCGACACCGACGGACGGCTGGCCGGCCTGATCACCGCCAAGGATCTCGAGCACCGCTCGATGTTCCCGGACGCGACGATCGATCCGACGGGCAGCCTGCGCGTTGCGGCGGCGGTCGGTGTGCGGCCCGGCTATCTGGAGCGGGCCGAGCAGCTCCTCCACGCCGGCGCCGACGCCCTCGTCATCGACATCGCCCACGGGGACTCCGTGATGGCGGTCGACGCGGCGCGCGAGCTGCGGCGGACGTTCGGTGACAGCTGGGACATGGTCATCGGCAACGTCGCGACGGCGGCGGGCACGGCGCGGCTCATCGATGTCGGTGCGGACGGGATCAAGGTCGGCATCGGACCGGGTTCGATCTGCGTGACGCGGATCGTGACCGGCTTTGGCGTACCGCAGCTTTCCGCGATCGCCGAGTGCGCCCCGGTGACGGCCGCCGCCGGCGTGCCGATGGTGGCGGACGGCGGGATCAAGGCGGCCGGCGACGTCGTGAAGGCGCTGGCGGCCGGGGCGCAGTGCGTGATGATCGGGAGCCTGCTGGCCGGGACGCGCGAGAGCCCCGGGATGGTCGTCGTGCGCGGCGGGCGGCGCTACAAGGTGACGCGTGGCATGGCCTCGCTCGAGGCGAACATCGCCCTGCAAGCCACCGAGCGCCAGCTGCCGGCGGCGCAGATCCCGAAGAAGGAATATGAGCGCGTCGTCCCCGAGGGCGTCGAGGCGCGCGTCCCGTACCGCGGGCCGGTGGACAGCATCCTGTACCAGCTGGTCGGCGGGCTGCGCAGCGGGTTATCGTACGCGGGCGCTTGGACGATCGAAGAGCTGCAGGCGACGGCGGAGTTCGTGCGGATCAGTCCCGCCGGCCAGCGGGAGAGCGGACCGCATGATGTGGATTTGTAG
- a CDS encoding M23 family metallopeptidase has protein sequence MASNHGSRAPRRRRTIVGLALLLGVPAAVLLLRLAPWVRTSTPQHARVIDWIRRGPDGHDAWRVFGGNRCAGAPMMIPSDGFIGYGWDDAFFPGHHHTGFDIFSPDGQENVTPVFAAFDGLLTREADWRSAVIIRHPAFPPDFAPLDQRPPAGGTIWTYYAHMASADGATSFVAPAFPPGTRDRPVRAGELLGRQGTWSGDPAKPVGLHLHFSIVEGVDAGGGYANETELATTYDPAPFLGVARDGDGVLVCGSWEPDGGAVGDAVRHADSATSTASAPGASAPTAGSKPPP, from the coding sequence ATGGCATCCAACCACGGTTCGCGCGCGCCGCGGCGTCGGCGCACGATCGTCGGGCTCGCCCTCCTCCTCGGGGTCCCCGCCGCCGTCCTCTTGCTGCGCCTCGCGCCGTGGGTGCGGACGAGCACGCCGCAGCATGCGCGCGTGATCGATTGGATCCGCCGCGGTCCGGACGGCCACGACGCATGGCGCGTCTTCGGCGGCAACCGCTGCGCCGGCGCGCCGATGATGATCCCGAGCGACGGCTTCATCGGCTACGGCTGGGACGACGCGTTCTTCCCGGGCCACCACCACACCGGTTTCGACATCTTCAGCCCGGACGGCCAAGAGAACGTCACGCCCGTCTTCGCCGCGTTCGACGGCCTGCTGACGCGCGAGGCGGACTGGCGCAGCGCCGTCATCATCCGCCACCCTGCCTTCCCACCCGACTTCGCGCCGCTCGACCAGCGCCCGCCGGCCGGTGGAACGATCTGGACGTACTACGCCCACATGGCCTCCGCCGACGGCGCGACGTCGTTCGTCGCCCCCGCGTTCCCGCCCGGGACGCGCGACCGCCCGGTGCGCGCCGGCGAGCTCCTCGGCCGCCAGGGCACGTGGTCCGGTGATCCGGCCAAGCCGGTCGGGCTGCACCTGCACTTCTCGATCGTCGAGGGCGTCGACGCGGGCGGCGGCTATGCGAACGAGACCGAGCTGGCGACCACGTACGACCCGGCGCCGTTCCTCGGCGTGGCGCGCGACGGGGACGGGGTGCTCGTCTGCGGCTCGTGGGAGCCCGACGGGGGTGCGGTCGGGGATGCGGTCCGGCATGCGGATTCGGCGACATCGACCGCGTCAGCGCCCGGCGCGTCGGCACCGACGGCCGGATCGAAGCCGCCACCCTAG
- a CDS encoding VWA domain-containing protein: MDDLRRPFRTWPCFAALTTLIAILTAWSAGPAAVATRAAAPDAPAAAPIVGAALTILADGTAPFEDRPITLSGLGTLPGVRGKADPGDDVGPTDGVVRSWDAVVYRASFSVRENSVDDLVAEVTLAGPAVWEAGQLPALRLAGCPGGATLTDGGKKVRCVVGRVEAPPAVTVALDLTARVSGAALQGDALTADLTVRAPGAVPDPDAANCPDPQTDGCDDDAPVVMVSAAPAAELRKFLSGNTNAVHNGVLGRRLDWQLDVVLGADGDVRGSSLPVGAPFTLPDWWRVLGPTGRDLKLTVTLIGCLDLDGRNVWSCAQPGGPGTPLDVTLQRLDAETSLPNGVASAQPTTVAKVLVMLWVPETEVTGAGGDVTFHNCYATQIGNPQRSIWAPVDARGQANLGGIQEPPGNNCSYVVLPVPRAVPTRRPPRRPPPGRPGPPGRAPTPIPTAPIAVPSKRYMPVTQGAAVTDGSTFSAEMRIAIGGGGTMLGVVACDKWDNSTHVLQEQGPNGEAGVRVWWQDADGQPREVTDGGRVIVEYGTGRWGRMRPTNATLGRTWYVQATAACTDNAPLAGSGWVTGDQLDYSNRGGGKMNAREVNMVRARFQDGVPAGSTVWLELQYAALQNRPGSWLMNYAAAGYGAGSRAGWRYQECYGAQGTSSRRECPVPAPGTKAAPGGLGDMLVHVGVPLWLKKRNDPAVPNGSPVVNAGDTVAFVIDAATFPSPSSPPLPTYPKEAFAPGVVLTDTLPLGLFYELDSATIASEDIDGDGVLGGGEDRNGNGRIDQDVPFEPSIVSGPTSGETTLTWVLGDLPYERRVPAIRYVARASRLVPGGTALANMAGISARNDRPPDCRPGFRDLEGGRCAWAQVIIANIAAAQVEKVPSRLLVLPGEPLVYRLSLANLTDRPVEWFDAVDILPRAGEPRTPGTRITGGIVDVRVTVPAGGAPIDVWASAGDPETLDVAGGGERDGLVDPVAAWGAPGAGLNGPDWPCRLADVGNRTRCAAIPNRADVTAVRLWGPDPRPSASTTLLDSFLPAGGPPRHIELTLHVPGSQVGDVANNAWGGRFESLPLPVFDDALIRVRPPDTATPTVSPTPSETPPPSPTFTASATPTDTPTPLPTDTPTITPTATPTPVYRIYLPLSLRTKCQAHTVDVVLVIDVSSSMRRAAGDGGTKLDAVLRASRAFLDRFAPAPGRGRVAIVAFHNRAWTVQPLTDDRAKLDAAVNALAHVVEEGTRLDLALTAGAAALADVDASRLRAMVFLTDGLPNRVPTPAAGGSMEDTVLTAAKAARAQDITIHTVGYGREDAEDIADRILPSLLIDIAGSPAGYHQTDNAAGLAEVFRRIAAELGCVGGGWP, translated from the coding sequence ATGGATGACCTGCGCCGCCCCTTCCGAACATGGCCCTGCTTCGCCGCCCTCACGACCCTCATCGCAATCCTGACCGCCTGGTCGGCCGGACCGGCGGCTGTCGCAACACGCGCCGCCGCCCCGGACGCGCCCGCCGCCGCACCCATCGTCGGCGCCGCGCTGACGATCCTGGCCGATGGTACGGCGCCGTTCGAGGATCGGCCGATCACGCTGAGCGGCCTCGGAACGCTGCCCGGGGTCCGCGGCAAGGCCGATCCGGGCGATGACGTCGGCCCGACGGACGGCGTCGTCCGTTCATGGGACGCCGTGGTCTACCGCGCCTCGTTCAGCGTGCGCGAGAACAGCGTCGACGATCTCGTGGCCGAGGTGACGTTGGCCGGGCCGGCGGTCTGGGAGGCGGGCCAACTGCCGGCGCTCCGGCTGGCCGGCTGCCCGGGCGGCGCCACGCTGACCGACGGCGGCAAGAAGGTGCGTTGTGTCGTCGGCCGCGTCGAGGCGCCGCCGGCGGTGACGGTCGCGCTCGACCTGACGGCCCGCGTGAGCGGCGCCGCGCTCCAGGGCGACGCGCTGACGGCCGACCTCACCGTTCGGGCGCCCGGCGCCGTCCCGGATCCCGACGCCGCGAACTGCCCCGACCCGCAGACGGACGGCTGCGACGACGATGCGCCCGTCGTCATGGTCTCGGCCGCGCCGGCGGCCGAGCTTCGGAAGTTCCTCAGCGGCAACACGAACGCCGTCCACAACGGCGTCCTCGGCCGCCGGCTGGACTGGCAGCTCGACGTCGTCCTCGGCGCCGACGGCGACGTCCGCGGCAGCTCGCTGCCCGTGGGGGCGCCGTTCACGCTGCCGGACTGGTGGCGGGTGCTCGGCCCGACCGGGCGCGACCTCAAGCTGACCGTTACGCTCATCGGCTGCCTCGACCTGGACGGTCGGAACGTCTGGAGCTGCGCCCAGCCGGGCGGGCCCGGCACGCCGCTCGACGTCACGCTGCAGCGGCTCGACGCGGAGACCAGCCTGCCCAACGGTGTCGCTTCGGCCCAGCCGACGACCGTCGCCAAGGTCCTCGTCATGCTCTGGGTGCCGGAGACAGAGGTCACCGGCGCCGGCGGCGACGTGACGTTCCACAACTGCTACGCCACCCAGATCGGCAACCCGCAGCGCTCGATCTGGGCGCCGGTCGATGCCCGCGGCCAGGCGAATCTCGGCGGCATCCAGGAACCGCCCGGCAACAACTGCTCCTACGTCGTCCTGCCGGTGCCGCGCGCCGTGCCGACCCGACGCCCGCCGCGCCGCCCGCCGCCCGGCCGCCCCGGCCCGCCCGGCCGCGCCCCGACACCGATCCCGACGGCACCCATCGCCGTGCCGAGCAAGCGCTACATGCCCGTCACGCAAGGCGCCGCCGTGACGGACGGCTCGACGTTCAGCGCCGAGATGCGGATCGCGATCGGCGGCGGCGGCACGATGCTCGGCGTCGTGGCGTGCGACAAGTGGGACAACAGCACGCACGTCCTGCAGGAGCAAGGACCGAACGGCGAGGCCGGCGTGCGCGTGTGGTGGCAGGACGCGGACGGCCAGCCGCGGGAAGTGACGGACGGCGGCCGGGTGATCGTCGAGTACGGCACCGGACGCTGGGGCCGGATGCGGCCGACGAACGCGACGCTCGGGCGGACGTGGTACGTCCAGGCCACGGCGGCGTGCACGGACAACGCGCCGTTGGCCGGAAGCGGCTGGGTGACGGGCGATCAGCTGGACTACAGCAACCGCGGCGGCGGCAAGATGAACGCCCGCGAAGTGAACATGGTCCGCGCTCGGTTCCAGGACGGCGTGCCGGCCGGCTCGACGGTCTGGCTCGAGCTGCAGTACGCCGCGCTCCAGAACCGGCCCGGCAGTTGGCTGATGAACTATGCCGCGGCCGGCTACGGTGCGGGCAGCCGCGCCGGCTGGCGCTACCAGGAGTGCTACGGCGCGCAGGGCACGTCGTCCCGCCGCGAGTGCCCGGTGCCGGCGCCCGGCACGAAGGCCGCGCCGGGCGGCCTCGGCGACATGCTCGTCCATGTGGGCGTGCCGCTGTGGCTGAAGAAGCGCAACGACCCGGCCGTGCCGAACGGCAGCCCGGTCGTCAACGCCGGCGACACCGTCGCGTTCGTCATCGACGCCGCGACGTTCCCGAGCCCGTCGTCGCCGCCGCTGCCGACGTACCCCAAGGAGGCGTTCGCGCCCGGCGTCGTGCTGACGGACACGCTCCCGCTCGGGCTGTTCTACGAGCTCGACTCGGCGACGATCGCCAGTGAGGACATTGACGGCGACGGCGTGCTCGGCGGCGGCGAGGACCGGAACGGCAACGGGCGGATCGACCAGGACGTGCCGTTCGAGCCGTCCATCGTCTCGGGTCCCACCAGCGGCGAGACGACGTTGACGTGGGTGCTCGGCGATCTGCCCTACGAACGGCGCGTGCCCGCCATCCGCTACGTCGCACGCGCGTCGCGCCTCGTGCCCGGCGGGACGGCGCTGGCGAACATGGCCGGCATCTCCGCCCGCAACGACCGCCCCCCCGACTGCCGCCCCGGCTTCCGCGACCTCGAGGGCGGCCGATGCGCCTGGGCGCAGGTGATCATCGCCAACATCGCCGCCGCACAGGTCGAGAAGGTCCCGAGCCGGCTGCTCGTCCTGCCGGGCGAGCCGTTGGTCTACCGTCTCTCGCTGGCCAACCTGACCGACCGGCCGGTCGAGTGGTTCGACGCGGTCGACATCCTGCCGCGCGCCGGCGAGCCGCGCACGCCCGGGACACGGATCACCGGCGGCATCGTCGACGTCCGCGTGACCGTGCCGGCCGGCGGCGCGCCGATCGATGTCTGGGCGTCGGCCGGCGATCCCGAGACGCTCGACGTCGCGGGCGGCGGGGAGCGCGACGGCCTCGTCGACCCCGTCGCGGCGTGGGGTGCGCCGGGCGCCGGCCTGAACGGACCGGACTGGCCATGCCGCCTGGCGGACGTCGGCAACCGCACCCGCTGCGCGGCGATCCCGAACCGCGCCGACGTGACCGCCGTCCGGCTGTGGGGCCCCGATCCGCGCCCGAGCGCGAGCACGACCCTCCTGGACAGCTTCCTGCCGGCCGGTGGCCCGCCGCGCCACATCGAGCTGACGCTCCACGTCCCGGGCTCGCAGGTCGGCGACGTGGCGAACAACGCCTGGGGCGGCCGTTTCGAAAGCCTGCCGCTGCCGGTGTTCGACGACGCCCTCATCCGCGTCCGCCCGCCCGATACGGCCACGCCGACCGTCTCGCCGACCCCGTCCGAGACGCCGCCGCCGTCGCCTACTTTCACGGCGTCGGCGACCCCGACGGACACGCCGACGCCGCTGCCGACGGACACGCCGACGATCACCCCGACCGCCACGCCGACGCCGGTCTACCGGATCTACCTGCCCCTCTCGCTCCGCACGAAGTGCCAGGCGCACACCGTGGACGTCGTCCTCGTGATCGACGTCTCGAGCAGCATGCGCCGTGCGGCAGGCGACGGGGGCACGAAGCTGGATGCCGTCCTGCGCGCGTCGCGGGCGTTCCTTGACCGCTTCGCGCCGGCGCCCGGCCGGGGCAGGGTGGCCATCGTCGCGTTCCACAACCGCGCCTGGACCGTCCAGCCGCTCACGGACGATCGGGCCAAGCTCGACGCAGCCGTGAACGCCCTCGCGCACGTCGTCGAGGAAGGCACGCGCCTCGACCTGGCGCTCACCGCCGGCGCCGCCGCGCTGGCCGACGTCGATGCGTCCCGGCTGCGGGCGATGGTCTTCCTGACGGACGGCCTCCCGAACCGCGTCCCGACGCCTGCGGCCGGCGGCAGCATGGAGGACACCGTCCTCACCGCCGCCAAGGCAGCGCGCGCGCAGGACATCACGATCCACACCGTCGGCTACGGCCGCGAGGACGCCGAGGACATCGCCGACCGCATCCTCCCGTCGCTGCTCATCGACATCGCCGGATCACCCGCCGGCTACCACCAGACGGACAATGCGGCGGGGCTGGCGGAGGTGTTCAGGCGGATCGCGGCGGAGTTGGGGTGTGTGGGAGGGGGGTGGCCGTAG
- a CDS encoding phosphatidylserine decarboxylase family protein: MKVAREGYMFIGLAAFAAGATIARAAAHPSTPRIALAMVLFVLAVWVVAFFRDPERDGERGPGVVIAPADGRVVFVGPVDEPAFIGGTATRVSIFMSVFNVHVNRYPITGTVLYAHYNRGRFMSAARDKASLENEQMSLGIAGGPGVPSDPSPGPSADRRVLVRQIAGLIARRIVTYGGVGDAVAQGERLGLIRFGSRVDVFLPPDARIAVAVGDRTAAGMTVVARWTEAAR; encoded by the coding sequence ATGAAGGTCGCACGCGAGGGCTACATGTTCATCGGCTTGGCGGCCTTTGCGGCCGGCGCCACGATCGCGCGCGCGGCGGCGCACCCCTCGACGCCGCGGATCGCGCTCGCCATGGTCCTCTTCGTCCTGGCGGTCTGGGTGGTCGCGTTCTTCCGGGATCCCGAGCGGGACGGCGAACGCGGGCCGGGTGTCGTCATCGCGCCGGCCGACGGGCGTGTGGTCTTCGTCGGCCCGGTGGACGAGCCGGCCTTCATCGGCGGGACGGCGACGCGTGTTTCGATCTTCATGAGCGTCTTCAACGTCCACGTGAACCGCTACCCGATCACGGGAACGGTTCTATATGCCCACTACAACCGCGGCCGGTTCATGAGCGCGGCGCGCGACAAGGCAAGCCTCGAGAACGAGCAGATGTCGCTCGGGATCGCCGGCGGGCCGGGTGTGCCGTCCGACCCATCGCCTGGGCCCTCCGCCGACCGCCGCGTGCTCGTGCGGCAGATCGCGGGGCTCATCGCGCGGCGGATCGTGACGTACGGCGGTGTGGGCGACGCCGTGGCGCAGGGGGAGCGGCTCGGGCTGATCCGCTTCGGGTCGCGCGTGGACGTCTTCCTGCCGCCCGACGCGCGCATCGCCGTGGCCGTCGGTGACCGGACGGCGGCCGGGATGACGGTGGTTGCACGATGGACGGAGGCAGCGAGATGA
- a CDS encoding DUF4926 domain-containing protein translates to MSLKLYEQVSLVIDVPEYQLKRGDVAVLVDRLPHPSGGEAGCILEVFNAIGDSIAVLTVPESAVEPMRADEVMAVRLLVDSH, encoded by the coding sequence ATGAGCCTCAAACTCTACGAGCAGGTCTCGTTGGTGATCGACGTGCCCGAGTACCAGCTCAAGCGGGGAGATGTTGCCGTCTTGGTGGACAGGTTGCCCCATCCGTCAGGCGGCGAGGCCGGCTGTATTCTCGAGGTCTTCAACGCAATCGGCGACTCGATTGCGGTCCTCACCGTGCCGGAATCGGCGGTGGAGCCCATGCGGGCGGACGAGGTCATGGCAGTTCGACTGCTCGTAGACTCCCACTAG
- a CDS encoding methyltransferase domain-containing protein yields the protein MSHLREHAAFFREFRRRFETTGSIVPSSRFLAAAMVRPLAARATDGRAVRVLEIGPGTGAVTRAILPLLGADDRFDLVELNAAFADHLRGDLATSAHARRLASPSIVHTVALQDFAGVEPYDFVISSLPLNNFPVEAVDEVCAAYVRFLAPGGELTYFEYMFVRAVRMRLASRAERARLVHVDRTIGDLVARLGVGREAVFANVPPAFVQRLRQPSP from the coding sequence ATGTCCCACCTCCGCGAGCACGCCGCGTTCTTCCGCGAGTTCCGCCGGCGCTTCGAGACGACCGGATCGATCGTGCCGAGCAGCCGTTTCCTGGCGGCGGCGATGGTGCGGCCGCTGGCGGCACGCGCAACGGACGGGCGGGCGGTTCGGGTGCTCGAGATCGGGCCGGGCACAGGGGCGGTCACGCGGGCGATCCTACCGCTGCTCGGGGCGGACGACCGCTTCGACCTCGTCGAGCTGAACGCCGCCTTCGCCGACCATCTGCGCGGCGACCTGGCCACGTCGGCCCATGCGCGCCGGCTCGCCTCGCCGTCGATCGTCCACACCGTTGCGCTCCAGGACTTCGCCGGGGTGGAACCATACGACTTCGTGATCTCCAGCCTGCCGCTCAACAACTTCCCGGTCGAAGCCGTGGACGAGGTGTGCGCCGCCTACGTGCGGTTTCTTGCGCCGGGCGGCGAGCTGACGTACTTCGAGTACATGTTCGTCCGGGCGGTGCGGATGCGGCTGGCCTCGCGGGCCGAGCGGGCTCGGCTTGTCCACGTCGATCGGACGATCGGCGACCTCGTGGCCCGGCTGGGCGTCGGGCGCGAGGCGGTGTTCGCCAACGTGCCGCCGGCCTTCGTGCAACGCCTGCGGCAACCGTCGCCTTGA
- a CDS encoding class I SAM-dependent methyltransferase, translating into MPHPTLTPLLTSALAARAALLAPPNKAAYRLFAGFYEGAPDLAADLYADTLVLHNYAQPSAAGAEGVRHAAAFFRAALPFLRSTVVKHRHAVDAADRRGVVMGDAPPATSITEDGVRYRIDVMAARDAGFYLDTRAVRALLKREMAGRTVLNTFAYTGSLGVAALAGGAARVVQLDASRAVLNVAKDSCTLNGLPIHRGDYIADDFWVATSRLRRADARFDCVILDPPFFATAPTGTVDLAQQADRLINKVRPLVADGGRLIAINNALFLSGHAFVTLLEGLCASGFLSIETTIPVPDDVTGYPATRVNGPPVDPAPFNHATKIAVLRVRR; encoded by the coding sequence ATGCCGCACCCCACCCTCACCCCCCTCCTCACCTCCGCCCTCGCCGCCCGCGCGGCGCTCCTCGCCCCGCCCAACAAGGCGGCCTACCGTCTCTTCGCCGGGTTCTACGAGGGCGCACCCGACCTGGCGGCTGACCTGTATGCCGACACGCTCGTCCTCCACAACTACGCCCAGCCGTCCGCCGCCGGCGCGGAGGGCGTACGCCATGCCGCAGCGTTCTTCCGTGCCGCACTCCCGTTCCTGCGCAGCACCGTCGTCAAGCACCGGCACGCCGTCGACGCGGCCGACCGCCGCGGCGTCGTCATGGGCGATGCGCCGCCAGCGACGTCGATCACCGAGGACGGCGTGCGCTACCGGATCGACGTCATGGCGGCGCGCGACGCCGGTTTCTACCTGGACACGCGCGCCGTGCGGGCGCTGCTCAAGCGCGAGATGGCCGGCCGGACCGTGCTGAACACATTCGCCTACACCGGCAGCCTCGGCGTGGCCGCGCTGGCCGGCGGCGCCGCGCGCGTCGTCCAGCTGGACGCCAGCCGCGCCGTGCTCAACGTCGCCAAGGACTCCTGCACGCTGAACGGCCTGCCGATCCACAGGGGCGACTACATCGCCGACGACTTCTGGGTGGCCACCAGCCGCCTCCGCCGCGCCGACGCCCGCTTCGACTGCGTGATCCTAGACCCACCCTTCTTCGCCACCGCGCCCACCGGCACCGTCGACTTGGCGCAGCAGGCCGACCGCCTGATCAACAAGGTCCGCCCGCTCGTGGCCGACGGCGGGCGGCTGATCGCCATCAACAACGCGCTCTTCCTGAGCGGCCACGCCTTCGTGACGCTCTTGGAAGGCCTGTGCGCCAGCGGCTTCCTGTCGATCGAGACGACGATTCCGGTGCCCGACGACGTCACCGGCTACCCGGCGACACGCGTGAACGGCCCGCCGGTGGACCCGGCTCCGTTCAACCATGCGACGAAGATCGCCGTGTTGCGGGTGCGGCGGTAG
- a CDS encoding nitroreductase family deazaflavin-dependent oxidoreductase: MAGLWRAAIEIPIPNSYLHDLQNHPRANILVGDRQMAVRSEVLGLVERAVLWPQLIAIAPTHEPYAQRAEREIPPVWLRPESAAHDSQPKRP; this comes from the coding sequence TTGGCTGGGCTCTGGCGGGCGGCGATTGAAATTCCCATCCCCAATTCCTATCTCCATGATCTCCAGAATCACCCGCGGGCCAACATCCTCGTCGGCGACCGGCAGATGGCCGTGCGATCCGAGGTGTTGGGGCTGGTGGAACGGGCCGTGCTGTGGCCGCAGTTGATCGCGATCGCGCCGACCCACGAACCGTATGCACAGCGGGCGGAGCGCGAGATCCCGCCGGTGTGGCTGCGGCCGGAGTCCGCTGCGCACGACAGCCAGCCCAAACGTCCATGA
- the pssA gene encoding CDP-diacylglycerol--serine O-phosphatidyltransferase, which produces MIARSTEPRRNRRRLRRSMVILPNGFTMANLFFGVFAIVSAARGDYERAVLYVVFGGICDVFDGRIARATNTGSKFGAELDSLVDAISFGLAPAMIMYFAVLNEHGWDWIFCFLFTMCACIRLARFNVEQAGRAKTHFQGLPSPAAGITLASYYWFSQTPLYGRLIGSDIDLPWHQLLRFLMLGLSFLMISNVSYAAVPTIGYRSPRAIVGSLLVVGTLIGVVFLPKQFFFPALMGYVIFGLGQTVFEGLMERRPVLGRADVSGAAPDPDTPDG; this is translated from the coding sequence ATGATCGCACGATCGACCGAGCCGCGCCGCAATCGCCGGCGGCTGCGCCGGTCGATGGTCATCCTGCCGAACGGCTTCACGATGGCCAACTTGTTCTTCGGCGTCTTCGCGATCGTCTCGGCGGCGCGCGGCGACTACGAGCGCGCGGTGCTCTACGTGGTGTTCGGCGGCATCTGCGACGTATTCGACGGCCGGATCGCCCGCGCCACGAACACGGGTTCGAAGTTCGGCGCGGAGCTTGACTCGCTCGTCGACGCGATCTCGTTCGGACTGGCGCCGGCGATGATCATGTACTTCGCCGTCCTGAACGAGCACGGCTGGGACTGGATCTTCTGCTTCCTCTTCACGATGTGCGCCTGCATCCGCCTGGCGCGCTTCAACGTCGAGCAGGCGGGCCGCGCCAAGACGCACTTCCAGGGACTGCCCTCGCCGGCAGCCGGGATCACGCTGGCCAGCTACTACTGGTTCAGCCAGACCCCGCTCTACGGCCGCCTCATCGGCAGCGACATCGACCTGCCGTGGCATCAGCTGCTCCGCTTCCTGATGCTCGGCCTCAGCTTCCTGATGATCAGCAACGTCTCGTACGCCGCCGTCCCGACGATCGGCTACCGCTCGCCGCGGGCGATCGTGGGATCCCTGTTGGTGGTCGGCACGTTGATCGGCGTCGTGTTCCTGCCGAAGCAGTTCTTCTTCCCGGCGTTGATGGGCTACGTGATCTTCGGGCTCGGGCAAACGGTGTTCGAGGGGTTGATGGAGCGGCGGCCGGTGCTCGGCCGTGCCGACGTGTCCGGCGCAGCACCGGATCCCGACACGCCGGACGGCTGA
- a CDS encoding HU family DNA-binding protein has translation MATWIEAISAYRPRVSNLPTLDLDALAERLATGTLLTPRVARMVLEELGHELAQQLRTGHRVKLPGIGTFGPRIRLDGTMRATLRLAPELRDAVTDVGTFLGGVTGRDSVGLDLNALKERWDAEHPDDPLVLPPNYRSRAKRTAA, from the coding sequence ATGGCAACCTGGATTGAGGCGATCAGCGCCTACCGCCCGCGGGTATCCAATCTGCCGACGCTCGACCTCGACGCGCTGGCCGAACGCCTCGCCACCGGCACGCTGCTCACGCCGCGCGTCGCCCGGATGGTCCTGGAGGAGCTCGGCCACGAACTCGCACAGCAGCTGCGCACGGGCCACCGTGTGAAGCTGCCGGGCATCGGCACGTTTGGCCCGCGGATCCGTCTGGACGGGACGATGCGCGCCACGCTGCGCCTCGCCCCGGAGCTGCGCGACGCCGTGACGGACGTCGGTACGTTCCTCGGCGGCGTCACCGGCCGGGACAGCGTCGGGCTCGACCTAAACGCCCTCAAGGAGCGGTGGGACGCCGAGCACCCGGACGATCCGCTCGTGCTGCCGCCGAACTACCGGAGCCGGGCCAAGCGCACGGCGGCGTGA